From one Streptomyces sp. NBC_01478 genomic stretch:
- a CDS encoding D-alanyl-D-alanine carboxypeptidase, with protein sequence MEEASVAGESPDKSKQRESSAEPTPGSASPVPEARGERDPRLAVTRDDTAPSAAVQRGGVDTATKIFSIRELRTETDPETDAAPSDDAEASEGGPEGDARLRAAVAAWVTSGSAGEKPTRDETADATDETEDPGGAAGAATAEDGSEGDSEGAETPAGGLEDGPGEDAGATSVTDASGAPESDEGDEGDEGDEAHDSAAAEAEGEPVSDAEDTSPADKTPTAVKTDEADEVADAHPAADSASGDAPKADETAEAGPAEAEADATDADADADADAGTAPKPADGKSPVEATDPKTDDRPESTDGESPSDATAPKTDARPKPAEGRATSDATAPKTDSRPETAEGDTAADPRVTGTTGTTGTKDATRPPKAADGDSPPQAPPAPDNATRTGGAGGKTKAGDGEAEPEVLDHPTAVFKAPRPPKPAVDQPTTMLKAPKVPETPKAPKAPETPAERTSKFVALKPLDEPRRDTPRPDTTRSVPHLGPEHTTQQPLPPKPPLDLLAELTNTPPPPQTPVRTAIRRVKIWTPLVLLLAIVFAVVQALRPLPTPALTLTADDSYTFAGTKADLPWPSEGQGWMDVNGIGTMGNFGKQTPVAIGSVAKAMTAYIVLKDHPLKAGAEGAKITVDATAEKEGGYDKDGESTLNTVKAGDVLTEKQALSAIMIPSANNIARLLARWDAGSEAAFIKKMNDTAKALGMTNTTYTDASGLKETTVSTAEDQVKLGNQLVKIQALMDITKLPSWIDPSGKKWTNYNRLVPYNNSLGIKTGTTTAAGGNLLFAATKEVGGETAVVVGAILGQHTAPIIDTVNAVSKTAMLAAQDAMTSAKILKKGTVVGYVDDQLGGHTPVVVTKDVAAVGWAGLKVELSFAPDAVPHTAKAGTKVGTLTVGDGSSGAVKVPVALQKDLAEPALTAKLTRLG encoded by the coding sequence ATGGAGGAGGCATCGGTGGCGGGCGAGTCCCCCGACAAGTCGAAGCAGCGCGAGTCGTCGGCAGAACCGACGCCGGGGAGCGCGAGTCCGGTTCCTGAGGCCAGGGGTGAGCGCGATCCCCGGTTGGCGGTGACCCGGGACGACACGGCACCGTCCGCGGCGGTTCAGCGCGGAGGCGTGGATACGGCGACGAAGATCTTCTCGATCCGGGAGCTGCGGACGGAGACGGACCCGGAGACGGACGCCGCCCCCTCCGACGATGCCGAGGCCTCCGAGGGCGGCCCGGAGGGCGATGCGCGGTTGCGGGCGGCCGTGGCGGCCTGGGTGACGTCGGGGTCGGCGGGGGAAAAGCCGACCAGGGACGAGACGGCTGACGCGACTGACGAGACCGAGGACCCGGGGGGCGCTGCTGGCGCCGCTACGGCCGAGGACGGCTCTGAGGGCGACTCCGAGGGCGCTGAGACGCCCGCCGGGGGCCTGGAGGACGGGCCTGGCGAGGACGCGGGGGCAACTTCCGTGACCGACGCCTCCGGCGCCCCTGAGAGCGACGAGGGCGACGAGGGCGACGAGGGCGACGAGGCTCACGATTCGGCTGCCGCCGAGGCCGAGGGTGAGCCGGTCTCCGACGCGGAGGACACTTCCCCGGCGGACAAGACACCCACGGCCGTGAAGACCGACGAGGCCGACGAGGTTGCTGACGCGCACCCTGCCGCCGACTCCGCCTCGGGCGATGCCCCCAAGGCCGACGAGACGGCTGAAGCGGGCCCCGCGGAAGCCGAGGCGGACGCGACCGATGCCGATGCCGATGCCGATGCCGATGCCGGCACCGCGCCGAAGCCCGCCGACGGCAAGTCGCCCGTCGAAGCGACCGACCCGAAGACGGACGACCGTCCGGAGTCCACCGACGGCGAGTCTCCCTCCGACGCGACCGCACCCAAGACGGACGCTCGCCCCAAGCCCGCCGAGGGCAGGGCCACTTCCGACGCGACCGCACCGAAGACCGACAGCCGCCCGGAAACCGCCGAAGGCGACACGGCCGCGGACCCCCGGGTCACCGGCACCACCGGCACCACCGGCACCAAAGACGCCACCCGCCCCCCGAAGGCCGCCGACGGCGATAGCCCCCCACAGGCCCCACCCGCACCCGACAACGCAACCCGCACGGGTGGTGCGGGTGGGAAAACGAAGGCGGGCGATGGCGAAGCCGAGCCCGAGGTCCTCGATCACCCCACCGCCGTCTTCAAGGCCCCCCGCCCGCCCAAGCCCGCGGTGGACCAGCCAACCACCATGCTCAAGGCACCCAAGGTCCCGGAGACCCCCAAGGCCCCCAAGGCTCCGGAGACCCCCGCCGAGCGCACCAGCAAGTTCGTCGCCCTCAAGCCCCTCGACGAGCCCCGCAGGGACACCCCCCGCCCCGACACCACCCGCTCCGTCCCTCACCTCGGCCCCGAACACACCACCCAGCAACCGCTCCCCCCGAAGCCCCCGCTGGACCTCCTCGCCGAACTGACCAACACCCCGCCACCCCCGCAGACCCCGGTCCGCACAGCGATCCGCAGGGTCAAGATCTGGACCCCGCTGGTCCTCCTCCTGGCGATCGTGTTTGCGGTAGTACAGGCTCTGCGCCCGCTCCCGACCCCCGCCCTCACGCTCACCGCCGACGACTCGTACACCTTCGCCGGCACCAAGGCCGACCTCCCGTGGCCGAGCGAGGGCCAGGGCTGGATGGACGTCAACGGCATCGGCACGATGGGCAACTTCGGCAAGCAGACGCCGGTGGCGATCGGCTCCGTGGCCAAGGCGATGACCGCGTACATCGTCCTCAAGGACCACCCGCTCAAGGCCGGCGCGGAGGGCGCGAAGATCACCGTCGACGCGACCGCCGAGAAGGAGGGCGGTTACGACAAGGACGGCGAGTCCACCCTCAACACCGTCAAGGCCGGCGACGTCCTCACCGAGAAGCAGGCGCTGTCGGCGATCATGATCCCGTCGGCGAACAACATCGCGCGTCTGCTGGCCCGTTGGGACGCGGGCTCCGAGGCGGCGTTCATCAAGAAGATGAACGACACGGCCAAGGCGCTGGGGATGACGAACACGACGTACACCGACGCCTCGGGCCTGAAGGAGACCACGGTCTCCACCGCCGAGGACCAGGTGAAGCTGGGCAACCAACTGGTCAAGATCCAGGCCCTGATGGACATCACGAAGCTGCCGAGCTGGATCGACCCGTCCGGCAAGAAGTGGACCAACTACAACCGCCTGGTGCCGTACAACAACTCGCTCGGCATCAAGACCGGTACCACCACCGCGGCCGGCGGCAACCTGCTCTTCGCCGCCACCAAGGAGGTCGGCGGTGAGACGGCCGTCGTCGTCGGCGCGATCCTCGGCCAGCACACCGCGCCGATCATCGACACGGTCAACGCGGTCAGCAAGACGGCGATGCTCGCGGCGCAGGACGCGATGACCTCGGCGAAGATCCTGAAGAAGGGGACCGTGGTCGGGTACGTCGACGACCAGCTCGGCGGTCACACCCCCGTCGTCGTCACCAAGGACGTCGCGGCGGTCGGCTGGGCCGGCCTGAAGGTCGAGCTGTCCTTCGCCCCCGACGCCGTACCGCACACCGCGAAGGCCGGCACCAAGGTGGGCACGCTCACCGTGGGCGACGGTTCGAGCGGCGCGGTCAAGGTGCCGGTCGCTCTCCAGAAGGATCTCGCCGAACCGGCCCTGACCGCCAAGCTGACCCGTCTCGGCTGA
- a CDS encoding sodium:solute symporter family protein: MNGLDWAVLIGYFGVMVAIGVWSHKRVDNVSDFFTAGGKMPWWLSGISHHMSGYSAVMFTGYAGIAYTYGVTSFITWSFPIALGIAVGSKLFAPRINRLRSRLHVASPLEYLKNRYNLKTQQALAWSGMLLKIVDVAAKWAAIATLLSVFTGVSLNQGILITGAITAVYCTIGGLWADALTELGQFVIQLLAGVSMFVAVVLKLNDKGIGFLGAWDEPALQGHGKPLVGPYGTVFLLAFLFIKLFEYNGGMLNQAQRYMATRSPHEAERSARLSAALWLIWPTVLFFPMWMSPLLVHAQKPDGSDSYGLMTEQLLPHGLLGLVVVGFFSHTMAMCSSDANAIAAVFTRDVAPVVSAKARAWNDRSGLIAARVTTVVFLGLSMAVATQVNSPTFKDIITIVIKWVAGLMGPIAIPMMLGLLRPFRKSGPTAALTSWAAGLLAFWLVNYPINWEIDGGVPLQYQVSIPLAVSLILYILIGYVKPEDTPERDALIEKINGGGDDDGEAAAVAVPAQAGVEDDVVGRQS, translated from the coding sequence ATGAACGGGCTCGACTGGGCCGTGCTCATCGGCTATTTCGGCGTGATGGTGGCGATCGGTGTGTGGTCGCACAAACGCGTCGACAACGTGAGCGACTTCTTCACGGCCGGCGGAAAGATGCCCTGGTGGCTGTCCGGCATCTCGCACCACATGTCGGGCTACAGCGCGGTGATGTTCACCGGCTACGCGGGCATCGCCTACACCTACGGCGTCACATCCTTCATCACCTGGTCGTTCCCGATCGCGCTGGGCATCGCCGTCGGCTCCAAGCTGTTCGCGCCGCGCATCAACCGGCTGCGCTCACGGCTCCATGTGGCGTCCCCGCTCGAGTACTTGAAGAACCGCTACAACCTGAAGACCCAACAGGCGCTCGCCTGGTCCGGGATGCTGCTGAAGATCGTGGACGTGGCGGCCAAGTGGGCCGCGATCGCCACCCTGTTGTCCGTCTTCACCGGGGTGTCCCTGAACCAGGGCATCCTCATCACCGGCGCCATCACCGCGGTCTACTGCACGATCGGCGGCCTGTGGGCGGACGCGCTGACCGAACTCGGCCAGTTCGTCATCCAGTTGCTCGCCGGCGTCTCCATGTTCGTGGCGGTCGTACTGAAGCTGAACGACAAGGGCATCGGATTCCTCGGCGCCTGGGACGAACCGGCACTCCAGGGCCACGGCAAACCGCTCGTCGGCCCCTACGGCACGGTGTTCCTCCTCGCGTTCCTCTTCATCAAGCTCTTCGAGTACAACGGCGGCATGCTCAACCAGGCCCAGCGCTACATGGCCACCAGGAGCCCCCACGAGGCCGAGCGTTCGGCCCGGCTGTCGGCGGCACTGTGGCTGATCTGGCCGACGGTCCTGTTCTTCCCCATGTGGATGTCACCGCTCCTGGTCCACGCGCAGAAGCCGGACGGCTCCGACTCCTACGGCCTGATGACCGAACAACTGCTGCCACACGGCCTGTTGGGCCTGGTGGTCGTCGGCTTCTTCTCGCACACGATGGCGATGTGCTCGTCCGACGCGAACGCGATCGCGGCCGTCTTCACGAGGGACGTGGCCCCGGTCGTGTCGGCCAAGGCCCGTGCGTGGAACGACCGTTCGGGCCTGATCGCGGCCCGCGTCACCACGGTCGTCTTCCTCGGCCTGTCGATGGCGGTGGCGACGCAGGTCAACTCGCCCACGTTCAAGGACATCATCACCATCGTCATCAAGTGGGTCGCGGGCCTGATGGGCCCGATCGCGATCCCGATGATGCTGGGTCTGCTCCGCCCCTTCCGCAAGTCCGGCCCCACGGCGGCGCTGACGAGCTGGGCGGCGGGCCTGCTGGCCTTCTGGCTGGTCAACTACCCCATCAACTGGGAGATCGACGGCGGGGTCCCGCTCCAGTACCAGGTGTCGATCCCGCTCGCGGTCTCCCTGATCCTCTACATCCTGATCGGCTACGTGAAACCCGAGGACACCCCGGAACGGGACGCGCTGATCGAGAAGATCAACGGCGGCGGGGACGACGACGGCGAGGCGGCGGCGGTCGCCGTACCGGCGCAGGCGGGGGTGGAGGACGACGTGGTGGGCAGGCAGTCGTAG
- a CDS encoding helix-turn-helix domain-containing protein gives MASSVNPTVRRRRLGQELRRLRELKGMTAEEVAERLLVSQSKISRLENGRRSISQRDVRDLCGVYEVEDVRIVDSLMQMAKDSRQQGWWHSFGDIPYSVYIGLETDAASLRVYDPQVVPGLLQTRQYAEALITGALPETASADVDKRVQVRLRRQERISAPENPLRLWTVMDESAVRRVVGNRSLMRDQLEYLVEQSQLPHVTVQVIPFDMGAHPGLNGQYAILEFPDAADSSVVYIEGVTSDLYLEKANDVQKYSVMYEHLRAQALNVDQSRQFIADIAKDYAR, from the coding sequence GTGGCGTCAAGTGTCAATCCCACCGTCAGGCGACGCCGGTTGGGCCAGGAGCTGCGTCGGCTCCGTGAGCTCAAGGGCATGACGGCCGAAGAGGTCGCCGAGCGGTTGCTGGTGTCGCAGTCGAAGATCAGCCGGCTGGAGAACGGACGGCGCAGCATCAGCCAGCGCGACGTCCGCGACCTGTGCGGGGTCTACGAGGTCGAGGACGTCCGCATCGTCGACTCGCTCATGCAGATGGCCAAGGACTCGCGCCAGCAAGGCTGGTGGCACTCCTTCGGCGACATCCCGTACAGCGTCTACATCGGGCTGGAGACGGACGCGGCGAGTCTTCGGGTCTACGATCCGCAGGTCGTCCCGGGCCTGTTGCAGACCCGGCAGTACGCCGAGGCGCTCATCACCGGGGCGTTGCCCGAGACCGCGTCGGCCGATGTCGACAAGCGGGTCCAGGTGCGGCTGCGCCGGCAGGAGCGCATCTCCGCGCCGGAGAACCCGCTGCGGCTGTGGACGGTGATGGACGAGTCCGCGGTGCGCCGTGTGGTCGGCAACCGCTCCCTGATGCGGGACCAGTTGGAGTACCTCGTCGAGCAGTCCCAACTCCCGCACGTGACCGTGCAGGTGATCCCGTTCGACATGGGCGCCCATCCCGGGCTCAACGGGCAGTACGCGATCCTGGAGTTCCCGGACGCGGCGGACTCCAGCGTCGTCTACATCGAGGGCGTCACCAGCGACCTGTACCTGGAGAAGGCGAACGACGTCCAGAAGTACAGCGTGATGTATGAGCACTTGAGGGCGCAGGCCCTGAACGTGGACCAGTCCCGTCAGTTCATCGCGGACATCGCGAAGGACTACGCGCGCTGA
- a CDS encoding GOLPH3/VPS74 family protein, translating to MGRSRRTLPEELLLLALDPATGTTAQPQSLDLGLAGAQLVELALAGRIAPDGDRIAVVVPRPTGDPTLDCALELLRRRGAPVRAVNWIGGPRLGLRQTYLSHLERCGMVHAVAGQMCGVLPTTRYQATDNEISREIRGRLDSAIRTGVPPDPRTAALAALAHAVGLGKHLYPGNEGRSSRSRLRDLIRHDPMGGLVAHAVMDVQNGVAAQPRRSPAPAGRQAAPGSRPPEPARGVPMQPHRGTMARAVAH from the coding sequence ATGGGCAGGAGCCGCAGAACTCTTCCGGAAGAGCTTCTACTGCTGGCATTGGACCCGGCCACGGGTACCACTGCGCAGCCGCAGTCGCTCGACCTCGGTCTGGCCGGAGCACAGCTAGTGGAGCTGGCGCTGGCCGGACGGATAGCCCCAGACGGGGATCGTATCGCCGTGGTGGTACCACGGCCGACCGGAGATCCGACTTTGGACTGCGCGTTGGAGTTGCTGCGAAGGCGTGGCGCTCCGGTACGTGCAGTGAACTGGATTGGCGGGCCCCGACTGGGACTTCGCCAGACCTACCTCTCGCATCTCGAGCGGTGCGGCATGGTGCATGCCGTGGCGGGACAGATGTGCGGGGTGCTGCCGACGACTCGCTACCAAGCGACGGACAACGAGATCAGCCGCGAGATCAGGGGCCGACTCGATTCCGCGATCCGCACCGGCGTACCGCCGGACCCGCGGACAGCCGCGCTCGCCGCACTGGCGCACGCGGTCGGTCTCGGCAAACACCTGTATCCGGGTAATGAGGGACGCTCGTCCCGCTCCCGGCTGCGGGACCTGATCAGGCACGACCCCATGGGCGGACTCGTGGCGCACGCCGTGATGGACGTCCAGAACGGGGTGGCGGCACAGCCACGCCGTAGCCCGGCCCCGGCCGGCCGTCAGGCCGCGCCCGGATCAAGGCCACCGGAACCGGCTCGTGGTGTTCCGATGCAGCCGCACCGCGGCACCATGGCGCGCGCCGTGGCTCACTGA
- a CDS encoding ADP-ribosylglycohydrolase family protein, with amino-acid sequence MSTATGAVWGRVEQQDFRSRVRGTLLGAAVGDALGAPVDLLAIDEIREAYGAEGVVDLAFGYGRRGAVTHLTQLTLFSVDGLIRAQVRRDTGAWHPPTDLHRAYLRWAATQHDWGPDERRKDDGWLAREEWLYARRDPTRACLLGFGDERMGTLDAPKNPGEVGGEAVARSAPFGLLVGWEPQLVMQLAVECAAQTHGHPVGYLSAGAYAVIVHGLARGESLDSAVQRALALLAARPGHHPVSDGLQRALGAVRQGMPTSGRVEELVGEGSAEGVLAGAVYCALVGEDVRHGLCLAVNHGGPSGVAGALTGGLLGALHGETALPPAWLAELEGRPTLLVLADDFAVEMTQGPALHGPAGSAPGWIARYPRGN; translated from the coding sequence GTGAGTACGGCAACCGGGGCCGTCTGGGGCCGGGTCGAGCAGCAGGATTTTCGGAGTCGGGTGCGGGGGACGCTGCTCGGGGCCGCGGTGGGGGACGCGCTCGGTGCGCCTGTCGACCTGTTGGCGATCGACGAGATCCGGGAGGCCTACGGTGCGGAGGGCGTCGTAGATCTGGCGTTCGGGTACGGGCGGCGCGGGGCCGTCACGCATCTCACGCAGCTCACTCTCTTCAGCGTGGACGGGTTGATCCGGGCGCAGGTGAGGAGGGACACCGGGGCCTGGCATCCGCCGACCGATCTGCATCGGGCCTATCTGCGGTGGGCGGCCACTCAGCACGACTGGGGGCCCGATGAGCGTCGTAAGGATGACGGGTGGCTCGCGCGCGAGGAGTGGCTTTACGCTCGGCGGGATCCAACTCGGGCCTGTTTGTTGGGGTTTGGGGACGAGCGGATGGGGACTCTAGACGCGCCCAAGAACCCCGGTGAGGTGGGGGGTGAGGCCGTCGCCCGTTCCGCGCCCTTCGGGCTGTTGGTGGGGTGGGAGCCTCAGCTTGTGATGCAGCTTGCCGTGGAGTGTGCCGCGCAGACCCATGGGCATCCCGTCGGGTATCTCTCGGCCGGTGCCTACGCCGTCATCGTGCACGGGCTGGCGCGGGGGGAGAGCCTCGACTCCGCCGTACAGCGGGCGCTCGCCCTACTGGCCGCCCGGCCCGGGCATCACCCCGTGTCCGACGGTCTTCAGCGTGCTCTCGGTGCCGTACGGCAGGGCATGCCCACCTCCGGACGGGTCGAGGAGCTGGTGGGGGAGGGGAGTGCGGAAGGGGTGCTCGCGGGGGCCGTCTACTGCGCGCTCGTGGGGGAGGACGTACGGCACGGATTGTGTCTGGCCGTGAATCACGGTGGGCCCTCCGGGGTCGCCGGGGCGCTCACCGGTGGGCTGCTCGGGGCGTTGCACGGCGAGACGGCCCTCCCGCCGGCCTGGCTGGCCGAACTGGAGGGCCGTCCCACACTGCTCGTGCTCGCGGACGACTTCGCCGTGGAGATGACCCAGGGGCCCGCGTTGCACGGGCCGGCCGGATCCGCCCCGGGATGGATCGCCCGGTATCCGCGCGGGAACTAG
- a CDS encoding MFS transporter yields MATAEPTRADDADPGPGAGPRIKLPAHHADDDGTPSASSRSIRWARLIDRLRAPFLRHPVIGFTLLSGVLHVVWFFTFANSGGDLAAQDAWAEFVGRHPDSAYNLAWYGGMHPVSYSVVSPYLMSVLGVRTTMMIAGTISAGLLTMILIRSRSVKNPLWASLAGVFALLCNAASGRVTYGLGLVFGLGAVAVVFCWPYRWRYKRWAKALCAAPLAALATMSSPVAGLFVGLIAVALFLQKRRPGAWALGLAPAAVVAVSAWLFPFSGTQPMLFGSMILPLASGVLVYFLVPHEWTTVRITAAVYSIGVILVWLVSSQIGSNISRLAMLFAGVALIAALPFAVPRSRKWYVIALAFVGFNGWIGFKSIDDVVNTAPAASWSHELAPLVNELQTVGAERGRVEVVPARSHIEASALAPYVNLARGWNRQADMERNPLFYDDTLNSANYHEWLQRWAVHYVVLPKDEPDGDGGERERALVQRGMPYLKQVWGDANWQLFQVTDPAPLAEPNAVVDRAEQGELTIEVKKKGRILIRIPYSPWLSIVDAKGKSLKPPQETDASKHRAEGTPKTYDNLNGCLTETEEDSKGDKWTMLLAPKAGTYRLAAPYQLPRGTPCPDELK; encoded by the coding sequence GTGGCCACAGCGGAGCCGACACGCGCCGACGATGCCGATCCGGGCCCGGGAGCCGGCCCGCGAATAAAGCTGCCCGCGCACCACGCGGACGACGACGGAACACCTAGCGCAAGCTCCCGGAGCATCCGGTGGGCGCGTCTGATCGACCGCCTCCGCGCCCCCTTCCTCCGCCACCCGGTGATCGGCTTCACGCTGCTCTCCGGCGTCCTCCACGTCGTCTGGTTCTTCACGTTCGCGAACAGTGGCGGCGACCTCGCGGCGCAGGACGCCTGGGCGGAGTTCGTCGGCCGGCATCCGGACTCGGCGTACAACCTCGCCTGGTACGGCGGCATGCACCCGGTGTCGTACAGCGTGGTCTCGCCGTATCTGATGTCGGTCCTCGGTGTCCGTACGACGATGATGATCGCCGGGACGATCTCGGCGGGCCTGCTCACCATGATCCTGATCCGCAGCCGCTCGGTGAAGAACCCGCTGTGGGCCTCCCTCGCGGGTGTCTTCGCGCTGCTGTGCAACGCGGCGTCGGGCCGGGTGACGTACGGCCTGGGCCTGGTGTTCGGGCTCGGCGCGGTGGCCGTCGTCTTCTGCTGGCCCTACCGCTGGCGCTACAAACGGTGGGCGAAGGCCCTGTGCGCGGCCCCGCTGGCGGCGCTCGCGACCATGTCGTCACCGGTGGCCGGGCTGTTCGTCGGGCTGATCGCCGTAGCCCTGTTCCTGCAGAAGCGGCGCCCGGGGGCCTGGGCCCTCGGGCTCGCGCCCGCGGCCGTGGTGGCCGTGTCCGCGTGGCTGTTCCCGTTCTCCGGCACACAGCCGATGCTGTTCGGCTCGATGATCCTGCCGCTGGCGTCCGGGGTGCTGGTCTACTTCCTGGTGCCGCACGAGTGGACGACCGTACGGATCACGGCGGCCGTGTACAGCATCGGCGTCATTCTCGTCTGGCTGGTCAGTTCACAGATCGGCTCGAACATCAGCCGGCTGGCGATGCTGTTCGCCGGGGTGGCGCTGATCGCCGCGCTGCCCTTCGCGGTGCCGCGCTCGCGCAAGTGGTACGTGATCGCGCTGGCCTTCGTCGGCTTCAACGGGTGGATCGGCTTCAAGTCGATCGACGACGTCGTCAACACCGCCCCCGCCGCGTCCTGGTCGCACGAACTCGCGCCGCTCGTCAACGAACTCCAGACGGTCGGCGCCGAGCGCGGTCGCGTCGAGGTCGTCCCGGCCCGCTCCCACATCGAGGCCTCCGCCCTCGCGCCGTACGTCAACCTCGCGCGCGGCTGGAACCGCCAGGCCGACATGGAGCGCAACCCGCTCTTCTACGACGACACGCTCAACTCGGCCAACTACCACGAGTGGCTTCAGCGTTGGGCCGTCCACTACGTCGTGCTGCCCAAGGACGAACCGGACGGCGACGGCGGCGAGCGCGAACGCGCCCTGGTGCAGCGCGGGATGCCGTATCTGAAGCAGGTCTGGGGCGACGCGAACTGGCAGTTGTTCCAGGTCACCGACCCGGCACCGCTCGCCGAGCCGAACGCGGTCGTCGACCGGGCCGAGCAGGGCGAGTTGACCATCGAGGTGAAGAAGAAGGGCCGGATCCTCATCCGCATCCCGTACTCGCCGTGGCTGAGCATCGTCGACGCGAAGGGCAAGAGCCTCAAGCCCCCGCAGGAGACCGACGCGTCCAAGCATCGCGCCGAGGGCACGCCGAAGACGTACGACAACCTCAACGGCTGCCTGACGGAGACGGAGGAGGACTCCAAGGGCGACAAGTGGACGATGTTGCTGGCCCCGAAGGCGGGGACGTACCGGCTGGCGGCGCCGTACCAGTTGCCCCGGGGCACTCCCTGTCCCGATGAACTGAAGTAG
- a CDS encoding SDR family oxidoreductase gives MSLLAGKTVIVSGVGAGLGHQVAAAVVRDGGNAVLGARTEANLAKSAAEIDPDGAHTAYRATDITDETQCEALAAVARERFGRIDAVVQVAAWDSYFGGVEDADFATWQSVMDVNLLGTLRMTRACLPALKEAGGGSVVFIGTQSAVAAPSQVRQAAYAASKGALTSAMYSLARELGPYRIRVNTVLPGWMWGPPVEAYVRFTAHTEKVPEAEVLKRLSDRMALPELATDGDVADAAVFLASDRARSITGQSLLVNAGELMR, from the coding sequence ATGTCGCTGCTCGCGGGCAAGACCGTCATCGTGTCGGGGGTAGGGGCCGGACTCGGCCACCAGGTCGCCGCGGCCGTCGTACGGGACGGAGGGAACGCCGTGCTCGGCGCGCGCACGGAGGCGAATCTCGCCAAGTCGGCCGCCGAGATCGATCCCGACGGCGCGCACACGGCGTACCGGGCGACGGACATCACGGACGAGACGCAGTGCGAGGCGCTCGCGGCGGTGGCGCGGGAGCGGTTCGGGCGGATCGACGCGGTGGTCCAGGTCGCCGCGTGGGACAGCTACTTCGGCGGGGTCGAGGACGCGGACTTCGCCACCTGGCAGTCGGTGATGGACGTGAATCTGCTGGGGACACTGAGGATGACGCGGGCGTGCCTGCCGGCCCTGAAGGAGGCCGGCGGGGGCTCGGTGGTGTTCATCGGGACGCAGTCGGCGGTGGCCGCCCCGTCGCAGGTGCGGCAGGCGGCGTACGCGGCGTCGAAGGGGGCGCTGACGAGCGCGATGTACTCGCTGGCAAGGGAGTTGGGGCCGTACCGGATCCGGGTGAACACCGTGCTGCCGGGGTGGATGTGGGGGCCGCCGGTGGAGGCGTACGTGCGGTTCACCGCGCACACGGAGAAGGTGCCGGAGGCGGAGGTGCTGAAGCGGCTGTCCGACCGGATGGCGCTGCCCGAGCTGGCGACGGACGGGGATGTGGCGGACGCGGCGGTGTTCCTGGCGTCGGACCGGGCGCGGTCGATCACGGGCCAGTCGCTGCTGGTCAACGCCGGGGAGCTGATGCGTTGA